A genomic window from Micromonospora violae includes:
- a CDS encoding ABC transporter permease, with protein MRVAEAWRVALDALRANRLRSALTMLGVIIGVASVVLLVAIGTGTKQKVEQQVEGLGSNLLLVVPGRIEVGNAPVVSPLTLKDVDAVTRVVGDPDRVAVTIASGATARAGARSDFTTVQGVLETTPAVFTRSLARGRYLTGTDVDTSRRVAVLGDSVARALFPDRDPLGQQVALAGVRFRVIGVFAPLGQSLGVDRDDEVHVPVTAAQRLWGTQRVDGIAVKAPDRERIDELGERIVAELNRRHPDTEFSAVTQQQILGVLGDILGVLTGVLAAIAGISLLVGGVGVSNIMLVSVRERTREIGLRKAVGARPRDIGVQFLLEAVLLTTIGGLTGMALGVGTALLVDALSPIPAAITWWSLALAFGVSAVVGIVFGVVPAQRAGRLDPVVALRTE; from the coding sequence GTGAGAGTCGCCGAGGCGTGGCGGGTGGCGCTGGACGCCCTCCGGGCCAACCGGCTGCGCAGCGCGCTGACCATGCTCGGAGTGATCATCGGGGTGGCCTCGGTGGTGCTGCTGGTGGCCATCGGCACCGGTACCAAACAGAAGGTCGAGCAGCAGGTCGAGGGCCTCGGCTCCAACCTGCTGCTGGTCGTCCCCGGCCGGATCGAGGTGGGCAACGCGCCGGTCGTCTCGCCGTTGACCCTCAAGGACGTGGACGCCGTCACCCGGGTGGTCGGCGACCCCGACCGGGTGGCGGTCACCATCGCCTCCGGGGCGACCGCTCGGGCCGGCGCCCGGTCCGACTTCACCACCGTGCAGGGCGTCCTGGAGACGACCCCGGCGGTGTTCACCCGCTCGCTGGCCCGGGGGCGCTACCTCACCGGCACCGACGTGGACACCAGCCGGCGGGTGGCGGTGCTCGGCGACTCGGTCGCCCGTGCCCTCTTCCCCGACCGGGACCCGCTCGGGCAGCAGGTGGCGCTGGCCGGGGTGCGGTTCCGGGTGATCGGTGTCTTCGCGCCCCTCGGGCAGAGCCTCGGTGTCGACCGGGACGACGAGGTGCACGTGCCGGTGACCGCCGCGCAACGACTGTGGGGCACCCAGCGGGTCGACGGCATCGCGGTGAAGGCGCCGGACCGGGAGCGGATCGACGAACTGGGCGAACGGATCGTCGCCGAGCTGAACCGCCGCCACCCGGACACCGAGTTCAGCGCGGTCACCCAGCAGCAGATCCTCGGCGTGCTCGGCGACATCCTCGGTGTCCTCACCGGCGTACTGGCGGCCATCGCCGGCATCTCGCTGCTCGTCGGTGGTGTCGGGGTCTCCAACATCATGCTGGTCAGCGTCCGGGAGCGGACCCGGGAGATCGGGCTCCGTAAGGCCGTCGGCGCGCGTCCCCGGGACATCGGGGTGCAGTTCCTGCTGGAAGCGGTGCTGCTCACCACGATCGGCGGGCTCACCGGGATGGCGCTGGGGGTGGGAACAGCCCTGCTGGTCGACGCGCTGTCGCCCATTCCGGCCGCGATCACCTGGTGGTCGTTGGCGCTCGCCTTCGGTGTGTCGGCGGTGGTGGGCATCGTCTTCGGGGTGGTCCCCGCGCAGCGCGCCGGACGCCTCGACCCGGTGGTCGCGCTGCGCACCGAATGA
- a CDS encoding ABC transporter ATP-binding protein has product MTEPAVSGPHDGRVPAIEAVDVSRTYQLDGVSVQALRGVSLTVQAGDYVALVGPSGSGKSTLMHLLGALDRPTGGRLVIGGRDVNALAPPEMATLRNETIGFVFQAFHLLPRTSAVENVALPLVYRGVSARQRRERAAAMLGRVGLGHRLDHRPNQMSGGEQQRVAIARALVTEPTVLLADEPTGNLDSVTGAAVLELLEQLNAESGVALVMVTHDQEVAARAQRRITMRDGVVVADSAASPHPPVTASADPRAAHDRPPSVDHGRPATLVPAPSAEPRSASGSGPGHPSGGSGGATGATGRLPSEVERSDTDPRDAAPGEARDVAAGERAADQPGGTA; this is encoded by the coding sequence GTGACCGAACCCGCCGTTTCAGGTCCGCACGACGGGCGGGTCCCGGCCATCGAGGCGGTGGACGTGTCCCGGACGTACCAGCTCGACGGGGTGTCGGTGCAGGCGCTGCGCGGGGTGTCGCTCACCGTGCAGGCGGGGGACTACGTGGCCCTGGTCGGGCCGTCCGGCTCGGGCAAGTCCACCCTCATGCACCTCCTCGGTGCGCTGGACCGGCCGACGGGCGGCAGATTGGTGATCGGCGGGCGGGACGTCAACGCCCTCGCCCCGCCGGAGATGGCGACGCTGCGCAACGAGACGATCGGCTTCGTCTTCCAGGCGTTCCACCTGCTGCCGCGCACCTCGGCAGTGGAGAACGTGGCGTTGCCCCTGGTCTATCGGGGGGTGTCGGCCCGGCAGCGGCGGGAGCGGGCGGCGGCGATGCTCGGCCGGGTCGGCCTCGGGCACCGGCTGGACCATCGACCCAACCAGATGTCCGGCGGTGAGCAGCAGCGGGTGGCGATCGCCCGTGCGCTGGTCACCGAGCCGACGGTGCTGCTGGCCGACGAACCGACCGGCAACCTGGACAGCGTCACCGGTGCCGCCGTCCTGGAACTGTTGGAGCAGTTGAACGCAGAGTCCGGGGTGGCGCTGGTGATGGTCACCCACGACCAGGAGGTCGCGGCCCGCGCCCAGCGTCGGATCACCATGCGCGACGGAGTGGTCGTGGCGGACAGCGCCGCGAGCCCACACCCGCCGGTCACGGCCAGCGCCGACCCACGCGCCGCCCATGATCGACCGCCGTCCGTTGATCACGGTCGACCTGCGACACTGGTCCCCGCTCCCAGCGCGGAGCCCCGGTCCGCGTCCGGAAGCGGCCCGGGGCACCCGTCCGGTGGCTCCGGTGGCGCCACCGGAGCCACCGGGCGCCTTCCGTCCGAGGTCGAGCGATCCGACACCGACCCGCGCGACGCCGCCCCGGGTGAGGCGCGCGACGTGGCTGCGGGTGAGCGGGCAGCCGACCAGCCCGGAGGTACGGCGTGA